AAAATTATCTTGTACATTGAAGCATATTATTCAAAGATCTAATGTTTGAttccgcaatttttttttcatgtttgacaGCCGTAGATCAATATATTGTTAGATCAAACTTATATAAATAGGTTATGCcgtattttcgaaaatttcgcgCCTTTCAGTTTCCATCAGATTACTCTTTTACTTTTCATGGTTTTTAGTATAATTTCATAGTTTTCAGTAtaattatgagtgaaaatgatGATATTGATATGGAGCTATTGGATAATACATCCGACAAACTAGGAGAAGAAAATGACGAAATAATATCGGAACATACCAGTTCTTCTAATAATAAACTAGTAGAAACACTTTCtaaagaaacagaaacaaccGAAAGTGTGGAGACCGACATAGTCTCAGAGAGTCTATCTgaagatattgaaaataaatctaAACAAAATAGTAGATTACCTCTAGCGCGTATTAAACAAATGATGAAATTCGATACCGATTGTTCTCTAATTAGTCGAGAAGCTCTGATATTGGTATCTAAAGCAACAGTAAGTTTTCTCAATACCAAAGAAAATCATTTTTACTGGATTTTTTTCAGGAGCTGTTCATACAATATCTTGCAAAAGAATCTGTTAGATATACTCtaaataataagaaaaaaactgTGTCAAAAAGGGATGTCGAAGCAGCAATTGAATGTGCCTCTAATTTGTGTTTTCTTGATGGAGCTCTGGATTGGGAGTAACTTCATTTTATAAATAGATTGTAATTTGTTATGTATataatttcattaatatttttaaGTTGTTGTTTTAATCCTGTTAGAATAGTTATAACGTTTTAGAAGTTTTCCTCAAAATCTCAAAAATACACAGATCAACAAAATTGATTGAAAGCATGATTTAATTGTACAAGCTTGTTCAAATTCAATGATCAGCAAAAACAATACATTTCACTTAAGGTTACATTAAAATAATTACATATCTTTCCTTGAATCACTTTGCTTTTTTGTTCTTCTTCTTGGTACTTGAATCTGCTTGATATGGCATATCCCCTTGGTAGGGGATATCTTGACCATATAAAGTGTGAAGTAGGTCATGTAAACCAGGTTGGTCAGATCTTGGCGAAGCACTGGTTCTCCTATTTTGGTTGTTCTGTTTACCTAAAGCAATTCTGTACTGTACATGATGAGAATCTGACTTTATGTGCTTAAGACTGTCTTTTTGACAACTAGCCCAGTCAGTTATGTCATATACTCCTCCTTCCATGCAAGCAAAATAATGCCAGAGGAATCCAAAACATTGTGATTCTGCCCAAATATCACCTTCCCTTGCAGCATGATGAATTTTGCAGGTACTACAGTTTCTAGCAGCATATATTGGTCGGTCCACCTTTATCCTTTTGTGCCTTTGTCCACATGCACTGCATCTTATAGTATTGGCAGCAGCTGCTACCTTCTTCTGTAGCTGAGCCAGAAGTTCTGTCAACTCGCTCCATGCTTGTTCTACTTGGGCTGATTCAGCAACACctgaacaaaaattaaaatgaaaatttgttaTAAGGATACAATATTAATGAATTTTcaacctataattttttttgctaaGAATGAAATTTCCAATATGAGCCTACCTCGATCATAAGATGCTCTTCTTTCAGGTACCCCTATCATATCGAAAGCATGAACTAAAATTTTAAAAGCTTCTTCTGCTCCAggttgttgatttttgtctggATGAACAAGAACTGCCTGCTTTTTATAATATCTTTTTATGTCATCATCTGAACATGTCGGAGATACGCCTAAAATACTGTAGGGGTCTTTTCCTTTACAAGCAAGAAGCCTTTTCATTGCTTCTTCACCAGTTGTTGGCATTGGTAAGTTGTGTTTAAGACCCATTTGAGTGAATGATGAAGCACTAGGCTTTTCAGTTGTCTTTGttcttttgaatttttccaaaatcCAATTCAGCAGACTCAATTGTTTTAAAAGTGCCATGGCTGTTGTAGAAAAGGTCCCCCATTGTATACACAACCAACTCCAAGAAGAGATCGCACTATAAAATGTCAGAATAAGAAGTGTATAATGAAATCAATGTTATTATAAATTGAAAGTCATTAAAAATTGAACATTCTGAACGAATTATTATGAAACCAAagacaaatttttttctattaaaaTTCCTTACACATCATGGCTAATATGCAAACTTAGGCTGCATATATCTGAGATCACTTGGTAAAGCCATAATACAaaaactgaaataattttccacCAGCTTTTTAGATAAATTTTCAGTTTCTGTTTGATGAACCCTATAAAGAAGTAAATTAAAATAAGAATTCTTTCTCAGCTACATATGTATAATAATCTACCTAACACTACATTATTGTCTTTTTTTTTCACTCTCTGATTCCGTTTACCGGGTGGCCTTTCATTTCCATTGGGAGTATCTGTGTTCTTACTGACTctgttatttattttatttccttttttcaTACCATTCTTACTTATCCAGTAGGTTTCATTCTTTATAccattaatttcattttcaggAACATTATTAgcatttttaactttttttagtATATTTTTAGACTGATTGGTACCATCTTCCTCTTTTTTCTTAGACTTGTTACTTTTGTTTTGAGGTTCAGAAATGTTATCTAGGGATGCCCATTTTCTATCCAGCTGTCCTGTTTTTGAGATCTTACtcttatcatttttcaatgtttgatttttttccaaaGAAACTTCTTTAATATTAAGATCGTTATTAGTACTCGATCTATTAAGAGGAGTATTTGGCTTCACAACCTTCTCAGATTTATTTTTCTTACTAGATTCTTTCTTTAATTTGTTAtctttaatttcatttttggaaGGCTTAGCAGTGGATTGAGGGACTGACTTGGCCAGTACATCAGAGTAAGTAGGACGCATTGGTTTGACTTCTGCAATTATACGTGGTTTTCTAGTGTCAcggttgaattgaaatttttcatccatAGATTGTTCACCAATACTGAACTGATTATCTTCAGCTGCAGATTTATTAACGCTATTATCTAATGTGTCAAACATATTTCCATTACTTTTGTAGAGGTCAGTATTCCCAAATGGCGAATAAGTACCACTAGTATTTGGAGTAACCCAGTTTCCAACTAAATTTTCAATGAGTTGGGTGTGATTGGATATATGATGAGATTGCAAAACTTGCTCGTTTGGATGTGGAGCCCTTTGGAAATTCTGATTTCTCAGTAAATGAAAGTTATTATCGAACATATCGACATCGTTAGCGTTGCCTTGAAAATTTTGATACATTTcataattcatatttttctgtttATTGAATACATGATTAGTAGGAACATAAAGATGCTGAGAGGCAGAAGGTTGCTGAATAAAATTATAGGACTGTTGATTAAACTGCTGATTCGAGTTATACATATGCGGTTCATTGCAAGCCCTGTTATAATGGAGTTCGTATGAATTTTGATGATTCCAATTGATATTCTCTTGTGGAATATTTGAAGCAGGTGGTGTTGAATAAGCTAGAGGAATATATTGACCATCTAAATTTTGCATTTCTGCAGTCACATTCCCAATTATTTGGTCCATCGCACTGTTCGAATTAGAATTTTTCCGATCATTTTCACCCATTGTTGCAGTATTCGGAACCATATGATTTATCAGCTTTGTTTTATTGGCACATAAACtcataaacataaaattatcaattaatttttctatttgacGAGATGACAGTTTTGACGTTTATAACATTTGTGTCAATCGTGACATTACGTTATTTCAAGAATGATAACTTACGTAATTTTCGATACAAATtagaaaagaaagaaaattgGAATGATTAATAAAGAAAGATGAATAGTTTGTCTATGAGGATGAACACATTCATTTGAAAAGagtaattttgaaaataaattagaTACACATGCTGCCATCTTCTGAAAAGGTAGGACATTACTTCAGGAAGGCAACATAAAAAGAAATATCCCATTACAATAACTTTCTCAAGTACTCATAATCCTGACTAGATGGCTCTGTATGTCTTTTCTAAAAGAGTTGTTTTAGACTTCACTGTTTCTAATAATATGTATgttgatgtttatgttctgtgtaTTGTGTATGTAAATATGTATGTCTCTTCTGAAGTGCATAGGcggaaataaacattttttgtgaggggggggggggggggggggcaccCCAAGGGAGGTCTGAAGTGACCTTCCCCGAGGTAAAGATGTTGGGTGGAAAAGATGTCCGGAATTCTAGAAATGGCTAAAAACAACGAAAAAGCTGCAGAATAGCTATTTTTTAACGCTGTTTTTCCTCTTTTATCTTCTTTTCTTCCTTCTTTCTCCCCCCTTTTTCTTCCTATTCGCCCTCTTcttaacctttttttctttctctttTTTCTGAGGGGGGCACTGTGGATATCTGCTTTTGGCTTTgaataattctgcacttaacTAAAATGTTTTTCAACTAAATACCATAGATTTTCAAATCTGAATTCCACTGATATGTTTATGAGGCCCTCCGTATTATTGATACTGAagattgaaaaataattatcataagTAGCTTGTGTCTGTCTGTATCTTCTTTCCCTTGATTCGAAAGGATTCGGTAATCTGATTTTCTATTTTCTTATATTTTGAACAAAAGTTTTCAACCCTGGAGGTTGATCGATTGAAAGCGAAATCTGGGAGAATCGTTGCCTTATGGCGTTTATTTTGTTGGGCAAAATTGCACAGATTTGTTATAGAAAATGGCAAACCAAATGCATCTCATTACCAGTTGAAGAGGAATTAAATCGAGTTCTTTCAGGATATTTATTATGTTACTATAATTTAAGAGGGTTACTTGACTGTAACGATTTTTTACAACACATTTAATTGGTTATGTCCTACTAGAATACAGAACATTTGTTTCAAACCGAGCATTAATTCAAAAGAAACCGCTCGTAGGTAATGAAGATGAGGGTGACTTTACAGCATCCTCCAGTGGCGGAGTTGTCTCCAGTCTGTCATAAAAACAGCATATTCATTTTGATCAGATAgagttttattgaaacttctgACAAAACATGAAAGTTTTCAGGTGTTGCATTCCTCACTCTACCGAATCTGCTGCTAAGTACtctgaaaaataaaacagaACTTGTACACTAAAGTAGGTACTCTAATACATATGTTTCTTAAATAAGCCTTTTCTATATTGTTCATAATCTatttttgttcttatttttttttattttgttgttcGAAAATCTTTCATTTCGCATATTCTTTCAATTCATCCTTTACAATCAGAATTATTGCATATTATCATAGACATACAGAATGGACTGAGTAATACCCGCATAAAAGTATCTactttatagaaagagagaggCTATGAAAGACCAATACTTGTCTCTTTTCTGTTGATATGGACGTGAGCGTGAACCATACTCTTTCACATTTTTATGCCACATTTACTGTACAGATGAATATAGCGAATGCTCAGTCCATTCTCTATGTTTATCCATATTATAAGTAGGTACAATAAAATGaatgatttcaaaaattggaagaaatgaaTGATGCATTTTTTTATGATGCTTTTCTTTAACCTGAATCATATATATTTCTTGAAAGGAGTCAATACATCAGTTTCTGAAATTaacttgactaatctgaattgcATCTGatcttttctgaattacaaatgaAAATGGTGTAGATATAACTCGAAACAGTAaattaaatcaaaattatatatCAGGTTACACATGCATATCAACAAATTTTTACTGATTCGAAAATGAGAGAATCTCAATGAAATAATGGAGGTAGTTAAAAATAACATGTTAAGAGgtatttgtttatcattttttgtgaaaaaaagttgaataaaaataaatgaggAGAGTAGCATCGTATCGATGGGAGATTAGCTAGAATATTTATCGCACTTTATGTCATAGATGATGAATCAGGATAATTCTCTCTGaataaatgaagaatttcattttgtgtttttttttctattttcagaGAATTGCTTGAACAAGAGACTTATAAAATAATAAGTCAATATATAATATTTGCACCGACTTCTTCAACATATTCATCAGTGTTTCATTCAGATGATTCAGATGATCACAAAATTATATAAGTAAAAATTTATTCAGCCTAACAGAAAATCAACgacatttttgatttttctgatTGATAAGCATAAAGTGAGATGCAAAATCGAAGAAACACTTCGTATTTCCTCATTTTTAAAGACATGAAAGTTCTTCAGATGCGATTTAAtatccttcttcttcttttcccAAGACAACTCTACGCCTCTGTCACATTTGGAAGTAGCAAAGGGTACAGAGACACATTTGAACGGTCGTACATATGTTAATACGGCACGTTTCTTGTCTATTCATTTCACATGCATTTAGACCACCCACCAGATAAAGGTAAGACCTGGAGGAAAGATGCTGGCTGCACTTGGTAATTATGTCGTTTAGATAAATTCTCCAGATGAACCTGCGGAGTTTTAGGTACGAATTAACCATGGGCATATTTGCATATTTCTCGTATCTAGATCGCGGTGAATTTCTGGAGGAAATGGTGAGAATATGGCGATGACGGAAATGATATAGCTAATGGTGGCGACACGATTTCTTATAACGCTGCTACGAAGAACAATTTCCGATCTGGTTGAGATACAATATAGGTTCGAATGGAGAAAAATGTTAGAAATGTTTTAGGAAAAAGAATGATTACATGTTTTCCTGCTATTTCACtgtgaaattattttatttttcaattttgatttacCTATTTATAACGGATTTTGTTTATACCATTATTTTAAATAACTTATCTACTATCATGTTCCATATCCATAGGTATATCTATGGGCAAGCCTGTATTGTGAATCCCGAGGTTTCaaataatatacagagtgtggcGTGATGAATGTACAGTAtggtgcctgcgggtagaggacgttgtggcggttcagaaaaatatgctTTATATTCAGTAAAACTCCCTCGGTTTTCAAGATAttagaaattttcgaaaattaaaaaaaaattacaccctTTGCCACTCTTTTTTGTGACAAGACTGCAAATAAAGgaattgtttttattcgttTTTTAGATAGTATTagtggatagatgcgctatcgaatgtttTTCATGACTTTTGGGGCGTATGCATAGTATTtttggaaacaaaaatctaactcaaatttcctgttttgctcattttttcccaagtttaaCCTAACGTGGTGTGAAAGTGGGGTGTCAAAGTAGGAAAAAATATGtctgtttcattgagattccgaaatggtatagcTCACAGTATTTCAAgtatttaatacaaaataaattttcattatacaATGGGTAAAGGCCTAGTTTAATGCAAACCttgttatttaaatttttagcaactgaaatgggacatgcaagcagaataaaacaATCATTCAGTAGAagatgtacaggatgggcaaaattggtcatacctgaactacaaatttttaacccaacaatatagaggaaaatgaatggcttATTACCTacgttcgtcttttttcgaaaaaatttataatgccATCAAGAAAAAATGCATCTTTATGTTATACTTCAgtaaatatacctgttggaaaaaagcatagtacgccactagattgctataaaaaaaaaagtgtctgtataatgttttcatttcaacatcctagtaaAAACAGGAACGgatataatgaccaaagttcaaattttaattttggcctataactcgaaaacaaaaggagatagaggaatgcagttgatggcattattaatttctcgaaaaatgacaACCGTAATGTACCATGTATTTTCCTCGTTCTGGTtttgttgaaaaagttgtagttcaggtatcaccaattctgCCCACTCTGTACGTAGAGACTGTATTAGGGGCACATAGATCACCTTTCGTGAAATTTAATTTAATAAAACGTTACTTATTTTGTCTCCTTTTTTCATGACTGAACCCCACAgttatgaaataaatattttcaagctGATTTCAAGTAATGACGTAAATTTAAGCACTTTTGTGATAAAGAAAAAAGCTCTTGACTCGTTTATGATAGGAattcattttcttgaaattcacttaaaaatattgatttcataaCTGTGGGATTTAATAAAGAaagaaaatgacataaaatatacaattttaaaataagtattgttttattgaattgagTTTCAAAGTTCAAAGTTTCACAAGAGATGTTTCAAAGTGACTACCATGAGCTCTAATACATGTTCTACACCTTCTAATGAAAGATTGCTTTATTTTGGCTtcatatatttcatttcaattgttaaaaataaaaaaaaaggatttcAGTAAACTaggccttgactcattgtaatgaaaaattattttaattgaGCTGAAATACAATGatttataccatttcggaatctcaatgctCTTTTGCTAATATGTTGCCCTGTACACGCAGGCaacatattatccattcatttcGCCATACCATGTAAagtaatacagggtgtttcaggaGATGATTCTGCGTGAAAAAATAATAGCAGTTTGCTATTTAACCACAAATGCTTCCCTTTTTCCTAAGATCTTCTATTATTATTCGTTATTGCTATGAAACATTATCTAGCGACGCTACCACTGGTCAgatgttttattttttgtaCAAAAACGGCGTCCAATTAGAAAAAACGCAGGAGAGTTTTTTTTGACACGAATTGAACGAAGAATtcagaaatgatttttgtttgaatcaactaagcagcaaatgaagtgggacaGCTGAAAAATTGCCAAAGTTTGATAAGCTATAACTTCGGCATTACTTTGGTAATGTTGGATTTTCACCTCGAGATACAAATCATTATACCCTTCGTTTGTATGCCACTGGCCACTGGCATACagaattttttcaatctcttcttAGCGTTTGAATGTAAGACGCAAGATGAAGAAAAATTCGGGAATAGTAAAAGGCCTTACCAGCGTTTCCTACTGAATTGTTAGCTTAACACTTTGGGATACCTTTGCTACTTTTCATATACAATGCGTTTCTCTGAAAAGATGGACATTTTATCACTCTTCCTCAAAATTTCTCTGTCAATGTTGGATTGTTCGCCAGTGGAATAAAGCCTTAGTATCCTTAGACTTCCAACTGGCACAAGGTATTTTTCAAGCCCtccttgttgtacagggtgtgaatataGGGAAgcgaaaaattttcgttttttagCTAAGAATTCAGAAACAAAGGTAAAAGAGATCATTAGAATGGCTGCAACTGATTTCTTATAACGATCTTAAAATGCAATAGGCGTTTGAGATCGTTATTAGAATTTAGTTCTAATGATCTCTTTTATTtaggtaattttctttatatgATTGtccattataatttttttgattcacAGTTTCAGACTTCGTTAATTTAGTTCATGTTTTAAATATGTGATTGAGACAAAAGATGATGTACAGACGTACAGAGACGTGATGTttaaaagtttcgtttttcaATGGGATG
Above is a window of Coccinella septempunctata chromosome 5, icCocSept1.1, whole genome shotgun sequence DNA encoding:
- the LOC123312744 gene encoding DNA polymerase epsilon subunit 4, with translation MSENDDIDMELLDNTSDKLGEENDEIISEHTSSSNNKLVETLSKETETTESVETDIVSESLSEDIENKSKQNSRLPLARIKQMMKFDTDCSLISREALILVSKATELFIQYLAKESVRYTLNNKKKTVSKRDVEAAIECASNLCFLDGALDWE
- the LOC123312741 gene encoding dnaJ homolog dnj-5 — translated: MFMSLCANKTKLINHMVPNTATMGENDRKNSNSNSAMDQIIGNVTAEMQNLDGQYIPLAYSTPPASNIPQENINWNHQNSYELHYNRACNEPHMYNSNQQFNQQSYNFIQQPSASQHLYVPTNHVFNKQKNMNYEMYQNFQGNANDVDMFDNNFHLLRNQNFQRAPHPNEQVLQSHHISNHTQLIENLVGNWVTPNTSGTYSPFGNTDLYKSNGNMFDTLDNSVNKSAAEDNQFSIGEQSMDEKFQFNRDTRKPRIIAEVKPMRPTYSDVLAKSVPQSTAKPSKNEIKDNKLKKESSKKNKSEKVVKPNTPLNRSSTNNDLNIKEVSLEKNQTLKNDKSKISKTGQLDRKWASLDNISEPQNKSNKSKKKEEDGTNQSKNILKKVKNANNVPENEINGIKNETYWISKNGMKKGNKINNRVSKNTDTPNGNERPPGKRNQRVKKKDNNVVLGFIKQKLKIYLKSWWKIISVFVLWLYQVISDICSLSLHISHDVAISSWSWLCIQWGTFSTTAMALLKQLSLLNWILEKFKRTKTTEKPSASSFTQMGLKHNLPMPTTGEEAMKRLLACKGKDPYSILGVSPTCSDDDIKRYYKKQAVLVHPDKNQQPGAEEAFKILVHAFDMIGVPERRASYDRGVAESAQVEQAWSELTELLAQLQKKVAAAANTIRCSACGQRHKRIKVDRPIYAARNCSTCKIHHAAREGDIWAESQCFGFLWHYFACMEGGVYDITDWASCQKDSLKHIKSDSHHVQYRIALGKQNNQNRRTSASPRSDQPGLHDLLHTLYGQDIPYQGDMPYQADSSTKKKNKKAK